AAACTGGTCTTTGTACTTTATTTTTACGCCATACTTCAGCCAGCTTAGTCATCCAAGAAAATGCCGATCCTGATGTTCTTGTGGATCTAGCTAATTTTATGGCGAAACTCGTCCCAGAATCGGGCAAATACATTCACGATGCAGAAGGCCCCGATGATATGCCAGCACATATCCGTACTGCACTTACCCATACTTCTGAACATATCCCCATTAACCGTGGACATCTGGTACTAGGAACTTGGCAGGGAATTTATATTTGGGAACACCGCCAGCGCAGTCATTCCAGAGAATTGGTGATTCACATTTCTGGATAGCCGATTTCCTTAAGGTGTAATTAGATAGAGCTTAAATACTCTGGTTATACTGCCTACCTTTTGGGTATAATCTCCTCAACTCGCGGTGATATGCATTAAAGAAATTTCGCCGTGATAATTTATCATAAAAATTATTGATACAAAACTAACCAGACACATACTCAATAATTTATGTATATTTGTAAATTTAAAAGTTAAGTTTATTTATAATTATTAAATAATCTACTTATCCCGATATACACTAATATTTAGTATACGCTGCTTGGGCTATTTCATTTACTATGAAGCAAGAATTGACACCAACTCATAATTTTCAATTTATTGATGAAATACTTGCCCAGCAGTCTGTTAACTTATTGTCACTTAGCCCCGAAAAGACATTAATTACCAGTTTTGCAGAATTGGGAAATTTGATTACTGAACAAAACACTGATATTAAAATTATCATAACTCTTCAGGAAACTCTCGAAATTATAGTCCGTACTCAGTTGCAAAACTTTCCAGAAAACATCTTCTGGGACTTTGATTTTCTTGTAAGTAGTATGCTAAGACAGGCTTTAAACGCGGATGAGGGCGCTATTCCATTCTTAAAAATCTTTGGTGCAAAGATGGTTTCTTTGACGGAGATGTTCGGAAATAAAACGGAAATGCGCTTCCGTTATGTTCATGATTTTATGTATGGATTTGATTGGGCAAGGTGGGTACAAAAAGAGCCACAAAATCGCGCACATATAGAGCCTTTTAGTCTAGTTTTTTTTGATTATTTGCTTGCTAAAGGTAAAGAACTTTTACAACGTATTAGTCATGGTCAAGTAATATCTTATAAACTGTGTGAGACAGGCTACCGCAACCCCTTCACCTTTTCTCGTGAACCAGAAGATGAATACCGTCTACTAACTTGTCTTGCTGAAGAACAACTTATTCCAGTCGCAGCATGGAACTGGAATGCTAGCCCTGTGTGGAACAAACCTTTCCAAGAAATGCGCCAGCAATTAGCATTAAAATTAAATATTCAACCACAGAGACACTGATAAGCAATTAAAAATTGCTGAACAAAATAATTATGAAAATTGCTGATTTAATTACTTGGTTTGAAGTATGGGCAAATCCTGCTTGGTGTGAAAGTTGGGATAATTGTGGCTGGCAAATTGAACCAGGAGTTTTACAAGAAAAAGCACGGGTTTTAGTTTGTTTGACACCAACTTTGGCGGTAATGCAGGAAGCGATCGCAGAAAATGCTAATCTGATATTCGCCCATCATCCCTTAATTTTTAATCCTCTCAAATCTTTACGCACTGGTGAAGCGATCGCAGAAATGGTACGGTTAGCTTTTACCCACAATATTGGTATTTACACTGCTCACACGAATTTTGACCAAGTACAAGATGGGACTGCTGACGTTTTAGCTCAGATTTTAGAACTCAAAGAAGTTACTCCCATAGAACCTACACAAGGAGGATTAGGATATGGTCGTGTTGGTTTGCTAGAGCCATTTCTAACATTACAGGAATTACTCACAACTATTCAAACCCGACTTTCTCCCCCTAATTTGATTTTTTCCCCCACTGCTGATTTACAGCAAACAATTTCACGAGTTGCTGTTTTGGGTGGTTCAGGGGCTAGTTACATTTCAGCCGTCTCCAAAACTGGCGCTCAAGCTTATCTGACTTCTGACTGTAAATTTCATCAGTTTCAAGAAAGCCGCGATTGCAATCTTATTTTAATCGATGCTGGACATTACGCTACCGAACGTCCAGCTTGCGATCGCTTAGTGCAAAAATTCCAGTCCTTAAATCTAGACTGGGTGCAATTAAGTCAAAAAGATGAAGATTTCCGCCAGTTTTTTGCTTGATTGCTGATTATTAAATATTCTGCCTTAAAACTCTATCTCTTTATCGAAAATTTGGGTTTAAAACCCCGTGCTTCTAGGGTGGCTTTATGCAAATCATCTCCGTATATTAATGTACTGAGCATCCAAAACTTATACTATTCACTGTGATATGAATCACTGCTCACGTGTAACACTAATCACACAGTATTAATGTTCTATATCAATTAGCAAGCGAGAGAAATGTTCCACACTTGACATAATAAATTGTTTACTCTGCCCTAATCAAGATGATTCGCACACTCATTGAATCTGCTTTTGAAACTGGATATCTTAGTGTTGAATCTGAGGGTTTACTCCAGCAAGTGCTGTCTACCAAATGCTATCAGTCAGAGGATTTGCCTTTTCTCGCATCCCTATACAATGCAGTTCGCGCAGGTCAAATTAAACGAGAAGCGTCCTCGTCGAACGTGCTTATGGAATTTCCTCTATCGGTTGAAGGGGGCAGGAGGCAGGATGAGCAAACTCCAAAAGGATTCGACCCCGGATGATTTGGTATCTCCTAGCCTGTCTAGAACACGCTGCGCGAACAGCAAGAACTGCCTTTCTTGATAAATCTTGCTGACACTCCCACAAAAGAAGCAGAAGAGAATTAATCTTCTCAGGGTATTTACCCTCTGCCCCCAATACTTCTCGGTTAAGCATTTTTAACTCGGAATCGGGTTTGGGGAAAAGGTTAAAGGGTAAGGGTTAAAGGTTTTTTCTTTCCCTTTCCCCTTTTCCCCTTAACCGAGAAGTATTGCCTCTGCCCCTTATCTCTTTTGTCTATCTGCCTTTTTCCCGACTCCATTGCCTTTTTCTTGGTTATAATCAGGCAAAAATCTTAAAAACTCAAAACTCTTTGGGTGTTCTTGTAGAAAACCATCAAGGTCAGCAAGAGAATGAGTTAAGATCAGATACAAGTGGGTAAAAGTAAAACCAAGTCCCCGGACTTCCCAGTAATGCCAATGATTAAAAGTAGGCAAATTAAACAACCGCAATCAACGATTGTTTTGGAGTATTCTTTATTACACAATTGTAAGAATGACTCACCAAGAAATATAAACCTGGTTAGGACAGGTACCGAATTGTTTGACTTCTTCGATGAAGCAGACATTCCCTAAAATGAGCCAGAGGGGGACTTAGTTCATTGTGAGAGCAATCAATTGATTCATGATCCAACATTTCCCGATATTTTGACAACTAGAAGCAAGTCTTGGGATTGGATGATGAAGCGTACTTGTTCTGAAGAGTGAAATTAACCTCTTAAAGGTGTAATGTAATGGGGTAGAACCCAGATTTTCACAGGTTTAACTACGTTGTTTAAAAAGGCAGAAACAATACATGCTACACCGCAAGATTTATCAACTGTGTTGCGATGGGCGCGAGGTATGTGTTTTCTTGCGGGACCAGCAACGCTGGATTGAACGCGCCCGCATCATAGATATAGAGGGAGATTTAGTTACCCTACGCTATGAAACAGAAGAAGAGGATGAAGTTTGTTCTTGGGAAGAAATGGTTCGCCTTGAGAGCATTGGTGCTGTAACGCAAAAATTGGCTTCAGTACCGCGCGGGAATGTGGAACCTCTGATGACTGAAGATTGTCCCGAAGCAGAGCGCATCCACAACCGTTACACTGACTCGAATCCAGAATAAATAACCAGTACTGAGTGCTGAGTGCTGAGTTAAAAAATCCTAACTCAGTATTGAGCATTCAGGACTCAGGATTAGATAAACTTTCAAAGGCAGGACAGTAACCTTCGAGAGTTACTTTGAAGTTATACAACGGGGAAGCTGGATTCCAACACCGCTGCCCCCTTTGATGTCGGCAAGTACCACAACAGTCTACATCTGTCCATGTATAGCGATCGCTATTTTGGTTGAGCAGTTCTCGTTGAGACAATCCCCTTAATACCAGTTCTTCCCCTTGCCAACGAGCTTCGATTAAACCAGTGTCGGCAAATTGCCGCCAACGCGGATCGGCAGTAATCACATTGGGTAGGGTGATTGTGATTACTGTTCCCAACTCTGTCAGTTCGCCTTCGTAGTTAGTCTCTGGTGCTGCCGGTTGTAAAAATGTATCGCCGATGGGCAGTTCTACTAAGGTGTCAGCCGCCGGGGAATGTACGTGGTAACGGTTTTGCAATTCCTCTAAGCTAGTCAAGTCTGCCAAGTAGGCAGGAGAACCGTGGACAAAAATGACATGCTGGGGTCGTAAGTTATGAATTAGCTGCGTAGTACCAGGGCCATCACTATGTTGAGCTAAGAGATAGGTTTCAACACTAGTAGGTGCTAAATATTCTTTATTAACTTTTATATCAATTTTTTCTGGTAGGAGAATCAGCCAAGGGCCGGTGTCTAGTTGGCAATGTTCACCTAAATCAGATGTCGAGTCGGTGAGGACAATACAAGGTGACTTGCCTACATTGGAACGATGTTCTGGTTGCAAACGACGCACGCGGGGACGTACCCGTTCATCCCAAAACAAGGGTTGATGGCGAGCGAAATTCTGCACCGATGGAGGAAGGTGGGGTAGCAGTTCTAGGTAGGCATCACAACCAGTAGCGACAGCACCATCTACCCAAATATCTAAATCTCGTCCGGTGAAATGGTGATGCGATCGCAAGAGCATTAATAATTCTTGACCTAATCCTAAAGCCGGGGTGGGAAGAATTACAGAACAACGATCAGCGATCGCTCGATTAATTCGCTCGGCTAGTTGATTTTCTTGGTTGCGGCGGTGAGGATGACGGGATGTGCCATAACTACCTTCAATGATTAGCACATCCAAGTCTAAGCCCCGCAGTTCCTCTAAACGCAAACCTTCTACCAAGCGGGAGTTTGATAAGAAAAAGTCCCCTGTATACAGTAGCTTGTATGTACGCTGCTGGGTGGTGTAGGTCAGGAGAATTGCCACTGCTCCTGGTAGATGCCCTGCGGGAAATAATTCTGCTACCAAACCATCTTGGAATTCTACAGGCGATCGCAACGGCAGCGCATGACAAAATTTGGAAATTTTCTCAGGATCTTCCTCTAGCCAATTCAGCGGCAACAACTTGCTAGTCACCTCACTACCATAAATAGGTAACTTGGGAAAAGCTTTATTCAGTGCCAGTAAGCCTCTGGAGTGATCTGGGTGGGCGTGACTAATCAAAACTAAATCTGCTGGTAAGGGCGAACTAGCTCCACCTCCCGACTTAGGAAGGCCCTTAGCCAGCAATGAAATATCCTCCACACCGCAGTCCAATAGAATGCGGTGTGGACCCATCTTCACCAATAAACACACGCCCTCATTGTCATGCTGGACACTATAGGGCAAACATTCTAATTCACTACCCGCTTCCGCAGCATCTACGCGAGAGGATGCCGACAGATTATCCCTCATGCTCTCCTCCCCTCAAACCTCATCATCATGGACATATCCCAAAAGCCAAAAGTTACACAAATTTTGGTTTTGTGACTTAGGGGTAAGTTTTATCGTGCGCCCCTACACCCTGAGAATACAGATTTTTGATTGGGGAGGACGCCTCCACCAAACCCGCACTGGTTCGGAAAGGTGGGCTAACGAGAAGCTATCAAACTAGAAACCAAAGGAGTTTGCCTCTTGTTTCTTTTCCCTGTTGCAAGTTCGGAGCTATCTTAGCCAACTCACCTTCTGGGAAGTCGATCGAGCATCTACAGACTTATCTCAATGTGCGGAGCCATTGCCGTGATAGTTATCTGAATCATAGAATCCATTTTTCGTGCCAAAAAATAAGCACGAAAGCGTAAATATAACTGTTAATCCAGCTAGAATCAGCTTTACATCCATTTGCTTGCTGCCCTTTACTCAAAGACTTTCCTATATTAATTTAGTGCTTCCGCAATCAAACAGAATCACTAGAAAATCTTTACTATGCTTATATGGATTGGGCAATAGGTAAATTTACCACAATCAGTCAGATTGTAGAACCTTTCGGTTCACCTGTCCATCAAAATAGGAATGATACTCGCTTCGCTCGAATTCAAAATTCAAAATTCAATTCCACTGCTTAAGCTGCTACGGTGTATACACAAGTCCAATTACCCTCTTAAAAAGCTACGGTGTATACACAAGTCCTAAAATCCTTGCCTAGCTAAGATACAAGCCTTAGTAGGCAAGGTTTTAAACTTAGCAAGCTAATTATCAATAGTGTAAGCTTATTGATAGAGATTTAACGGAAAATCAAGGATTTTAAAAATAATTTTCCGTTCTTTTATGTCCATTCGATTCCCAACTCAACTTGTGTATACACGGTAGGTCTTATAAAGAAGGGATTAAAGGGGGTAATTGGACTTGTTTGTGTATACACCGTAGCCCAAAGCATCGGGGGGTGAATTATATGCAGCTTCACAAAGAAACGGTATTACGTCGATCTACTTAAGTCTATTTTATGCCTGAATTCTTCTCTAGTTTCCATAGGTTTTGCTTTCGACCTTTGTAGACAAGCTTCCCTTTCATTTTTTGCTCTTCCTCAAATTTATTTACCGGAAACTTGGGAGACTCCAGTAAAAACACATTGCTGAATTTATTAGGAACGATTGGGAGTTGTTTAGTTTTTATAAACTGAAAATCAACGTCTGAATTCAGCAAATAACTAAGAGACGCTACCATTGGTATAGAGTTTTCAAGGATTAATAGTGGATGAGAAGTTTGGTTGATTAGTCTGGGTACTATAACATGATCAAGAGTTCTTTTAGTCCACCAAGTTTCTAGCTGAGAACTAACAGAAAAAGATATAATTCCTCCTATTAAAAGAGCAAGGAAAGATAATTTCCATAGGTTAGTGATAAATAGCCTTCTATTTATAGAATTTATTTTTCTAGCAAATAAGTAGGCTACAGATAAATAAATACCTATGTAAGAGGGAACAAAATATCGTGCCATAATCGACCGATATCCCCCTGAAACTAAATCTGACAGCATTAGGGGTAGAGAGTTAACACTCATCAATGTCAGAATAAAAACTGAGATTTTTGGGGGAGTTTCACGGTAAATAAAATAAACCGAGTATCCAACTAAAATCAAAAGTAGAGGAATTAGATAAGTACCGAAAGATAGATTAAATTTAGAATCAGGGAAATATGTAAAGTAATACCAAAAATCCATAAAGCTATAGCTGATATTTCTCATCCATTCCTGAATAACATTTGATATTGGCATAGTTTCAAATGCCCACTTTGAAGTTTCTCGAAAACTATTAAAATTAACAATAATAGCCAAAATCCACGGAAAAAACGCTAAAATCGCCAACAATGACGCGATAATATAAGTAATGACAGTTTTAGTAAATCGGAAGCGTTCAATGACCAACACATATAATCCGTTCCCAATTGCTACTAATATACTTAGTAAGTATGTGTATAAGCCAAGAGTCATTGTTATTCCATAGAGTAACCAACTCAGCTTTGTTTTGAGTCGCAATGCTCGCAAAAATGAGGCATTTGATAAAACAATAGTCACTGCCCATAAACTATAAGGTCTTGCTTCCTGGGCATACAATACATTAAAAGGTGAAACAGCTATAATTGCCATTGCTATCCACCCTACCAGTGATGAACCAAATAATTCTAAACACAACCAATAAGTGCAAGGAAAGATTAGCAGACTTATCAGTGCAGAAATACTCCGCGTTACTGCAATAGAATTACCAAAAAGTTTTACCCAAAACCTAGCTATGAGAAAATATAGCGGTGGAAGCTGCGGTTCTTCTAATGCTAATCCTTTAATAGTATCAGTGAAATCTTTTTGATAATTGGTGCGTTGATATTTTTGGATGTCTTCTATAGTAACTATTCTGCCGTCAAAGAGTTGGCTATTGACCTCTTTTGTTGTGTAGCCTGAAAGCCTTAGTGACGTGAAAGTTTCATCTCCCCAATAAATCTTTTTATCTAAATTAATAAATCGAAAAAATATCCCCAATGTTAATATAAAAATAACTAAAGCTTTTAACCAGATTGGATTTTTTAGTAAGCTGTGCATCAAATATTTTCAAATATTTTCTACGTCAATTTTTAGATACTGCCAGGTTACAATATGAATTCAAAATTTGCGATCGCAGACATTTTTCTGAACTTATTATATTCTTA
This Nostoc sp. C052 DNA region includes the following protein-coding sequences:
- a CDS encoding secondary thiamine-phosphate synthase enzyme YjbQ, which gives rise to MTHYQKLLKISTTGKSFYNITAKIAAAVAESGVETGLCTLFLRHTSASLVIQENADPDVLVDLANFMAKLVPESGKYIHDAEGPDDMPAHIRTALTHTSEHIPINRGHLVLGTWQGIYIWEHRQRSHSRELVIHISG
- a CDS encoding Nif3-like dinuclear metal center hexameric protein; this encodes MKIADLITWFEVWANPAWCESWDNCGWQIEPGVLQEKARVLVCLTPTLAVMQEAIAENANLIFAHHPLIFNPLKSLRTGEAIAEMVRLAFTHNIGIYTAHTNFDQVQDGTADVLAQILELKEVTPIEPTQGGLGYGRVGLLEPFLTLQELLTTIQTRLSPPNLIFSPTADLQQTISRVAVLGGSGASYISAVSKTGAQAYLTSDCKFHQFQESRDCNLILIDAGHYATERPACDRLVQKFQSLNLDWVQLSQKDEDFRQFFA
- a CDS encoding DUF6679 family protein, yielding MLHRKIYQLCCDGREVCVFLRDQQRWIERARIIDIEGDLVTLRYETEEEDEVCSWEEMVRLESIGAVTQKLASVPRGNVEPLMTEDCPEAERIHNRYTDSNPE
- a CDS encoding MBL fold metallo-hydrolase → MRDNLSASSRVDAAEAGSELECLPYSVQHDNEGVCLLVKMGPHRILLDCGVEDISLLAKGLPKSGGGASSPLPADLVLISHAHPDHSRGLLALNKAFPKLPIYGSEVTSKLLPLNWLEEDPEKISKFCHALPLRSPVEFQDGLVAELFPAGHLPGAVAILLTYTTQQRTYKLLYTGDFFLSNSRLVEGLRLEELRGLDLDVLIIEGSYGTSRHPHRRNQENQLAERINRAIADRCSVILPTPALGLGQELLMLLRSHHHFTGRDLDIWVDGAVATGCDAYLELLPHLPPSVQNFARHQPLFWDERVRPRVRRLQPEHRSNVGKSPCIVLTDSTSDLGEHCQLDTGPWLILLPEKIDIKVNKEYLAPTSVETYLLAQHSDGPGTTQLIHNLRPQHVIFVHGSPAYLADLTSLEELQNRYHVHSPAADTLVELPIGDTFLQPAAPETNYEGELTELGTVITITLPNVITADPRWRQFADTGLIEARWQGEELVLRGLSQRELLNQNSDRYTWTDVDCCGTCRHQRGQRCWNPASPLYNFKVTLEGYCPAFESLSNPES
- a CDS encoding glycosyltransferase family 39 protein, yielding MHSLLKNPIWLKALVIFILTLGIFFRFINLDKKIYWGDETFTSLRLSGYTTKEVNSQLFDGRIVTIEDIQKYQRTNYQKDFTDTIKGLALEEPQLPPLYFLIARFWVKLFGNSIAVTRSISALISLLIFPCTYWLCLELFGSSLVGWIAMAIIAVSPFNVLYAQEARPYSLWAVTIVLSNASFLRALRLKTKLSWLLYGITMTLGLYTYLLSILVAIGNGLYVLVIERFRFTKTVITYIIASLLAILAFFPWILAIIVNFNSFRETSKWAFETMPISNVIQEWMRNISYSFMDFWYYFTYFPDSKFNLSFGTYLIPLLLILVGYSVYFIYRETPPKISVFILTLMSVNSLPLMLSDLVSGGYRSIMARYFVPSYIGIYLSVAYLFARKINSINRRLFITNLWKLSFLALLIGGIISFSVSSQLETWWTKRTLDHVIVPRLINQTSHPLLILENSIPMVASLSYLLNSDVDFQFIKTKQLPIVPNKFSNVFLLESPKFPVNKFEEEQKMKGKLVYKGRKQNLWKLEKNSGIK